A single region of the Anaerococcus urinomassiliensis genome encodes:
- a CDS encoding methionine ABC transporter permease, translating into MGFFEYSWSIRDSIIENFKTTLYMLLISAIFAGIFGLIIGIIMVVTDHNRILENKLIYSILDKLTNIFRSIPFVILVALIAPITKEIVKTRIGPNAAIVPLVFSCVPFFARQVEQALASVEPGKIEAAEAMGASPFEIITRVYLREGLPSLLRAGSITLISLLGLTAMAGLVGGGGIGDLAIAVGYQRYKDDVVIVSVVLILIVVFLIQAIANHLIRKTSH; encoded by the coding sequence ATGGGATTTTTTGAGTACTCATGGTCCATAAGAGATAGTATAATCGAAAACTTTAAGACGACCCTTTATATGTTGCTTATATCAGCAATATTTGCTGGAATATTTGGACTAATAATTGGCATAATAATGGTTGTCACAGACCATAACAGGATTTTGGAAAACAAGCTTATCTATAGCATCTTGGACAAACTTACAAATATTTTTAGGTCCATACCTTTTGTAATCTTAGTTGCCCTTATTGCACCGATTACAAAAGAAATAGTAAAAACAAGAATAGGCCCAAATGCAGCTATAGTTCCCCTAGTATTTTCTTGTGTGCCATTTTTTGCTAGACAAGTAGAACAAGCCCTAGCAAGTGTGGAACCAGGAAAGATTGAAGCGGCGGAAGCCATGGGAGCTTCGCCTTTTGAGATTATAACAAGGGTCTATCTTAGAGAAGGCCTACCATCACTCTTGCGTGCTGGTTCCATAACTCTAATCTCCCTACTAGGACTTACAGCCATGGCTGGCCTTGTAGGTGGAGGTGGTATAGGAGACTTGGCCATAGCAGTCGGCTACCAACGCTACAAGGATGATGTAGTAATAGTAAGTGTTGTTTTGATACTAATAGTAGTATTCTTAATTCAGGCTATAGCAAATCATTTAATAAGAAAAACAAGTCATTAA
- a CDS encoding acyl-CoA dehydrogenase family protein, translating to MLFRTTDEHEALRKKVRAFAEEKVKPIAFDLDQNNEFPDDIVKEMGELGFMGIPYPKEYGGQGLDAISYAITVEELSRVDGGVGVICSAHTSLGTWPIFAFGTEEQKKKYLVPLAKGEKLGGFGLTEENAGSDAGGTETTAELDGDHYILNGKKIFITNAPKADTYVVFAVTTPGIGTHGISAFIVEKEFEGFTFSDHYDKLGIRSSSTAELHFDNVKVPKENLLGKEGQGFKIAMATLDGGRIGIASQALGIGQGAYESALAYAKEREQFGMPIAHLQRNTFKLADMATYLHGARLMIYHAADLKTHHERYSAEAAMAKQVASDLAMQITTEAIQLYGGSGFIKGVDVERFFRDAKITQIYEGTNEIMRVVVGANTVGRPPRVKAVGGKSKQGPIAGVRKGEIFEGDPKEAVKNLVAALKKDGYDFTIGIDPWTPVTEAERIVVAGRGIGEKENMKLIEDLAYQAGAAISSSRPVAETLKYVPLDRYVGMSGQNFKNNLYIGVGVSGAGQHLKGIRDASTIVAINNSKNAPIFANADYGIVGDFKEVLPLLIAELDNGEEKKPAPPMKKVKRSKPRKMAPKEDVYVDLGSGYEYDPEVGDPTQGVEPGTPFDKLPDSWVSPVSGEAKEEFIKVEFPEDRK from the coding sequence ATGCTATTTAGAACAACTGATGAGCATGAAGCTTTACGTAAAAAAGTTAGAGCTTTTGCTGAAGAAAAAGTAAAACCAATCGCCTTTGATCTAGATCAAAACAACGAATTTCCTGATGATATTGTAAAAGAAATGGGTGAACTAGGATTTATGGGAATCCCATATCCAAAAGAATACGGCGGCCAAGGCCTTGATGCAATTTCTTATGCTATTACAGTAGAAGAATTATCAAGAGTTGACGGTGGTGTTGGTGTAATTTGTTCTGCACATACTTCACTAGGTACCTGGCCAATATTTGCCTTTGGTACAGAAGAACAAAAGAAAAAATACTTAGTTCCACTTGCTAAAGGAGAAAAACTAGGTGGATTTGGTCTTACAGAAGAAAACGCAGGTTCAGATGCGGGTGGTACAGAAACTACAGCAGAACTTGATGGAGATCATTACATATTAAACGGCAAAAAAATCTTTATAACAAATGCTCCAAAAGCTGACACATATGTTGTATTTGCAGTAACAACACCAGGTATTGGAACCCATGGTATTTCAGCTTTCATCGTAGAAAAAGAATTTGAAGGATTTACCTTCTCTGATCACTATGACAAACTAGGTATCAGATCTTCATCTACAGCAGAGCTTCACTTTGACAATGTAAAAGTTCCAAAAGAAAACTTACTTGGCAAAGAAGGTCAAGGATTTAAGATTGCCATGGCAACTCTTGACGGTGGTAGAATTGGTATAGCATCTCAAGCTCTAGGTATTGGTCAAGGTGCTTATGAATCAGCTCTAGCATACGCAAAAGAACGTGAACAATTTGGTATGCCTATAGCTCACCTACAAAGAAACACCTTTAAACTTGCAGATATGGCAACATACCTACACGGTGCAAGACTTATGATCTATCATGCAGCAGACCTTAAGACTCACCACGAAAGATATTCTGCCGAAGCCGCTATGGCTAAACAAGTTGCAAGTGACCTTGCAATGCAAATAACAACAGAAGCTATCCAACTTTACGGTGGCTCAGGATTTATCAAAGGTGTTGATGTTGAAAGATTCTTCAGAGATGCCAAAATCACACAAATCTATGAAGGTACTAACGAAATCATGAGAGTAGTAGTTGGTGCAAATACGGTTGGTCGTCCTCCCAGAGTTAAAGCAGTTGGCGGAAAATCTAAACAAGGTCCAATCGCAGGAGTTAGAAAGGGCGAAATCTTTGAGGGAGATCCTAAAGAAGCGGTTAAGAATCTAGTAGCAGCTCTTAAAAAAGACGGATATGACTTCACAATTGGTATCGATCCTTGGACACCAGTAACAGAAGCTGAAAGAATAGTAGTAGCTGGTCGTGGTATTGGCGAAAAAGAAAATATGAAGCTAATAGAAGACCTAGCTTACCAAGCAGGTGCAGCTATATCATCATCAAGACCAGTAGCAGAAACACTAAAATACGTTCCACTAGATAGATACGTTGGTATGAGTGGACAAAACTTCAAAAACAACCTTTACATCGGCGTAGGAGTATCAGGTGCTGGCCAACACTTAAAAGGTATCCGTGATGCATCTACAATAGTTGCAATCAACAACAGCAAAAACGCTCCAATCTTTGCAAACGCTGACTACGGTATAGTAGGAGACTTCAAAGAAGTACTACCACTACTAATAGCAGAACTTGACAATGGTGAAGAAAAGAAACCAGCTCCACCAATGAAGAAAGTAAAAAGAAGCAAACCACGCAAGATGGCTCCAAAAGAAGATGTATATGTGGACTTAGGTTCAGGTTATGAATATGACCCTGAAGTTGGAGATCCAACACAAGGCGTAGAGCCAGGAACACCATTTGATAAATTGCCAGATAGCTGGGTATCACCAGTATCAGGTGAAGCTAAAGAAGAATTTATTAAAGTTGAATTCCCAGAAGATAGAAAGTAG
- the ileS gene encoding isoleucine--tRNA ligase — MSEFKSLNTNDTKNREASIEEYWKEIDLLDQTFKTREDAEEYIIYDGPPTANGKPGIHHVIARTLKDMTSRYKNMKGYKVLKKAGWDTHGLPVEIEVEKKLGFHDKNDIEGYGIEKFNKFCKESVWTYSDMWRDMSDRMGFLYDMDHPYVTMDNDYIETEWYLLDKAFKNGYIYEGAKVMPYCPRCGTGLASHEVAQGYQMDKTITLTVKFKKKDTENEYFLAWTTTPWTLPSNVALSVNPDLDYVKVFDKTDNAYYYMAKSLSESLMTDHEYEVVETLKGSDMEYMKYDQLLPYVDVNEEKAFIVTLADYVSAEDGTGIVHSAPAFGEDDYQIGRKYGLDFVQPVDKEGKFTDTPWKGQFIFDTNEDIWHHLVNEGKVFKKQTVEHNYPHCWRCHTPLVYYATPSWYIEMSKFSDKLVENNKSVNWYPPTIGEKRFGNWIENVKDWAISRSRYWGTPLNIWRCDDCGHTRTIGSRKELAELAIEDIDENIELHRPYVDEVSIKCDHCHGTMHRVPDVIDVWFDSGAMPFAQLHYPFENKELFENYYPADFICEGIDQTRGWFYSLMAISTITTGKAPYKNVLVNDLVVDKNGQKMSKSKGNTLDPFALFDKYGADAVRFYSLYVSPPWMQTKFDEAGLVEVRNNFFRTYENVYNFFSLYANTDNLGIEELKNIGEVKLEKIDKWLYSRLNTLVKEYTEQMEVFDYNKVVHLISDFVVEDLSNWYIRRNRKRFWMSELTDSKKAVYKTTYDALITIAKLIAPITPHIAEEVYRNLTDEKTVHTQIMPEANSDFIDESLEADMDLVRKIVNLGRASREKESIKVRQPLAKIIVDGSYQERITDLIPLIKEELNIKEVEFANDLSEFMDFSLKPDFRVVGRIFQSKVNDFAKYLASVDAKDFVNQTNEGPVEIDLDGEKYQVTSDYLDVRISAKEGFDVEMNGNVFVVLDTEITEDLKDEGYAREFISKIQNLRKDSGFEVTDRINISYGADEDLSKSLEKFADEIKKETLADSLKKEDLSAEEIDLNDKKIKIEIEKL, encoded by the coding sequence ATGAGTGAATTCAAATCTCTAAATACAAACGATACAAAAAATCGTGAAGCGAGTATAGAAGAATATTGGAAAGAAATAGACCTATTAGATCAAACTTTTAAAACACGTGAGGATGCAGAAGAATACATAATCTATGATGGGCCACCAACAGCAAACGGCAAGCCTGGTATCCACCACGTTATAGCAAGAACCCTAAAGGATATGACTAGCCGCTACAAGAATATGAAAGGCTACAAGGTCCTTAAAAAAGCAGGCTGGGATACCCACGGACTGCCAGTAGAAATCGAAGTTGAGAAAAAACTAGGATTCCACGACAAAAACGACATCGAAGGCTATGGTATAGAAAAGTTCAACAAGTTTTGTAAAGAATCAGTATGGACCTATTCTGATATGTGGCGTGATATGTCTGACCGTATGGGATTTCTATATGATATGGATCATCCTTATGTAACCATGGACAACGACTATATAGAAACAGAGTGGTATCTATTAGATAAGGCCTTCAAAAATGGCTACATTTACGAAGGGGCAAAAGTTATGCCATACTGTCCAAGATGTGGTACAGGTCTTGCAAGTCATGAGGTAGCCCAAGGTTATCAAATGGATAAAACCATCACCCTTACAGTCAAATTTAAGAAGAAAGATACAGAAAACGAATATTTCCTAGCTTGGACAACAACACCATGGACACTTCCATCTAACGTTGCCCTATCAGTAAATCCAGACCTTGACTATGTAAAAGTTTTCGATAAAACTGACAATGCTTATTATTATATGGCAAAATCCTTATCTGAAAGTCTAATGACTGACCATGAATACGAAGTGGTAGAAACTCTCAAGGGTTCTGATATGGAATATATGAAATATGACCAGCTACTTCCATATGTAGATGTCAATGAAGAAAAGGCCTTTATAGTAACCCTTGCAGACTATGTATCTGCAGAAGATGGTACAGGTATAGTTCACTCTGCACCAGCCTTTGGTGAGGACGACTATCAAATTGGTAGAAAATATGGCCTAGATTTCGTTCAACCAGTTGATAAAGAAGGTAAGTTTACAGATACTCCTTGGAAGGGTCAATTCATCTTTGATACCAATGAAGATATCTGGCACCATCTTGTAAATGAAGGCAAGGTCTTCAAAAAACAAACCGTAGAACATAATTATCCACACTGCTGGAGATGCCACACACCACTAGTTTATTATGCAACACCATCTTGGTATATAGAGATGAGCAAGTTTTCTGACAAATTAGTTGAAAACAACAAGTCTGTAAATTGGTATCCACCAACTATAGGTGAAAAGCGCTTTGGAAACTGGATAGAAAATGTAAAAGACTGGGCTATATCAAGGAGCCGTTATTGGGGTACACCTCTAAATATCTGGCGCTGTGATGATTGTGGCCACACAAGGACAATAGGATCTAGAAAAGAACTGGCAGAACTTGCCATAGAAGATATAGATGAGAATATAGAACTTCATAGACCATATGTAGACGAAGTTTCTATCAAGTGTGACCACTGCCATGGAACTATGCACCGTGTGCCAGATGTAATAGACGTTTGGTTTGACTCAGGAGCGATGCCATTTGCCCAATTACACTACCCATTCGAAAATAAGGAACTATTTGAAAATTATTATCCAGCAGACTTTATATGTGAGGGTATAGACCAAACTCGTGGATGGTTCTACTCACTTATGGCTATATCAACCATTACAACAGGCAAGGCGCCATACAAAAATGTATTGGTAAATGACCTAGTAGTTGACAAAAACGGCCAAAAAATGTCTAAGTCAAAGGGCAATACCCTAGACCCATTTGCTCTATTTGACAAGTACGGGGCAGATGCAGTGAGATTCTATTCCCTATATGTATCACCACCATGGATGCAAACAAAATTTGATGAAGCTGGTTTGGTTGAAGTAAGAAACAACTTCTTCAGAACCTACGAAAATGTCTACAACTTCTTTAGCCTATATGCAAATACAGACAATCTTGGTATAGAAGAGCTTAAAAATATTGGGGAAGTAAAATTAGAAAAAATTGACAAATGGTTATACTCAAGACTAAACACACTAGTAAAAGAGTACACTGAGCAAATGGAAGTCTTTGATTACAACAAGGTTGTTCACTTGATTTCAGACTTCGTAGTAGAAGACTTGTCAAATTGGTACATCCGCCGCAATAGAAAGAGATTTTGGATGAGTGAACTTACAGATTCCAAAAAGGCAGTTTATAAAACAACTTATGATGCCCTAATAACTATTGCAAAACTAATTGCGCCAATCACTCCTCATATAGCAGAAGAAGTTTATAGAAATCTAACGGATGAAAAGACAGTTCACACCCAAATCATGCCAGAAGCAAATAGTGATTTCATAGATGAGAGCCTAGAGGCTGATATGGACTTAGTAAGAAAAATTGTAAATCTTGGCCGTGCAAGTCGTGAGAAAGAATCTATCAAAGTTCGTCAACCACTAGCAAAAATCATAGTAGACGGTTCTTACCAAGAAAGGATTACTGACTTAATCCCTCTAATCAAAGAAGAGCTAAATATAAAAGAAGTAGAATTTGCAAATGATCTCTCCGAATTTATGGACTTCTCACTTAAGCCAGACTTTAGAGTAGTTGGCCGTATTTTCCAATCAAAGGTAAATGATTTTGCAAAATATTTGGCAAGTGTAGATGCCAAGGACTTTGTAAACCAAACTAACGAGGGACCTGTTGAGATTGATCTTGACGGCGAAAAATACCAAGTCACAAGCGACTACCTAGATGTAAGAATCTCTGCCAAAGAAGGTTTTGATGTGGAAATGAACGGCAATGTCTTTGTAGTTCTAGACACTGAAATCACAGAAGATCTCAAAGACGAAGGTTATGCTCGTGAATTTATTTCAAAAATTCAAAACTTGAGAAAAGATTCTGGATTTGAAGTGACTGATAGGATAAATATCTCTTATGGGGCAGATGAAGATTTAAGCAAATCATTAGAAAAATTTGCCGATGAAATCAAGAAAGAAACTCTAGCAGATAGCCTAAAAAAAGAAGACTTATCAGCAGAGGAAATAGACCTAAATGATAAGAAGATTAAAATCGAAATAGAAAAATTATAA
- a CDS encoding MetQ/NlpA family ABC transporter substrate-binding protein: protein MKNLGKLTLGLALILGLSSCGSNGDNKEASEGEKAQTEVSDTIKIGVVGEKNEVWEEVIKRYEQGTGKKAELVKFSDYTQPNEALASGDIDVNSFQHYKFLEEYNDAQGEEKLVAIADTMLAPLGYYSNQIKSLDELEDGDKVAIPNDPSNGPRALFLLQAAGLIKVNGNPGEAITLDNITENPKNLEFIEMDAAQTARALDDVKVAAVNDNYALDSGLSPNEDAIFLEDPENPDAKIYVNVIAARAEDKDNEAYKELVKYYQTDETKKDYDTYTNGAWIASW, encoded by the coding sequence ATGAAAAATTTAGGAAAATTAACTTTAGGATTGGCCCTAATTTTAGGACTTAGCTCATGTGGATCAAATGGAGATAACAAAGAAGCAAGCGAAGGAGAAAAAGCTCAAACAGAAGTTTCCGATACTATAAAAATTGGTGTTGTAGGTGAGAAAAATGAAGTGTGGGAAGAAGTTATCAAAAGATATGAACAAGGCACAGGCAAAAAGGCTGAACTTGTAAAGTTTTCTGACTATACCCAACCAAATGAAGCCTTGGCTAGTGGTGATATAGATGTAAATAGCTTCCAACACTACAAGTTCTTGGAAGAATATAACGATGCCCAAGGAGAAGAAAAACTTGTGGCAATTGCTGACACCATGCTTGCTCCATTAGGTTATTATTCAAATCAAATAAAAAGCTTAGATGAGCTAGAAGATGGAGATAAGGTTGCTATACCAAATGACCCATCAAATGGACCAAGAGCCCTATTCTTACTCCAAGCAGCAGGGCTTATCAAAGTAAATGGAAATCCTGGTGAAGCTATCACCCTAGATAATATAACAGAAAATCCAAAAAATCTTGAATTTATTGAAATGGATGCAGCTCAAACTGCAAGAGCCTTAGATGATGTAAAAGTGGCTGCAGTTAATGACAACTATGCCCTAGACTCTGGACTAAGTCCAAATGAAGATGCAATATTTTTAGAAGACCCAGAAAATCCAGATGCTAAGATCTATGTAAATGTTATAGCAGCAAGGGCAGAAGATAAGGACAATGAAGCCTACAAGGAACTTGTAAAATACTATCAGACAGACGAAACAAAGAAAGACTACGACACATATACAAATGGTGCTTGGATAGCATCTTGGTAA
- a CDS encoding glutathione peroxidase, with product MTEIYDIIVKDNNGDDISLEKYKGKVLLIVNTATECGFTPQYDALQNLYESYKDRGFEILDFPCNQFGGQAPGSDQEIANFCTSNFGTTFDRFAKIDVNGENEAELFKFLKNAKGGIFGDKIKWNFTKFLVDKNGNVVNRYASQKKPENIAKDIEKLLED from the coding sequence ATGACAGAGATTTATGACATAATTGTAAAAGATAATAATGGTGATGATATATCCCTTGAAAAATATAAAGGCAAGGTACTTTTGATAGTAAATACTGCAACAGAATGTGGATTTACTCCCCAATACGATGCCTTGCAAAATTTGTATGAAAGTTACAAAGATAGAGGCTTTGAAATATTAGACTTCCCATGCAATCAATTTGGAGGACAAGCTCCAGGAAGTGACCAAGAGATAGCTAATTTTTGCACATCAAACTTTGGAACAACTTTTGATAGATTTGCCAAAATTGATGTAAATGGAGAAAATGAAGCAGAGTTATTTAAGTTCCTAAAAAATGCTAAAGGGGGCATTTTTGGGGATAAAATTAAGTGGAATTTTACCAAATTTCTTGTAGATAAAAATGGAAATGTAGTAAATCGCTACGCTTCTCAAAAAAAACCGGAAAATATAGCTAAAGATATAGAAAAATTATTGGAAGACTAA
- a CDS encoding MetQ/NlpA family ABC transporter substrate-binding protein codes for MKNISKIGLGLALILGLSACGAKNNESAQTAEPEKTETTTEAKNETDPLKDKDVIKLGVVGENNEAWEDVAKRYKEGTGKTIEIVTFSEYREPNEALLSGDIDINAFQHKKFLQDFNEVSGSDIVSIADTSIAPLGIYSSKIKDLADLEDGARIAIPDDPTNGSRSLFLLQSAGLIEVEGEDGDSITLNEITSNPRNFEIVELSASQTARSLDDVDIACVNSGMAVDAGFIPTEDAIYLEDHNEPGKDIYVNIIATTQDKKDSPTLKDLIDNYYHTDETKKIVDETTKGSSIPVW; via the coding sequence ATGAAAAACATCAGTAAAATAGGCCTAGGCCTTGCCTTAATCTTAGGACTTAGTGCTTGTGGGGCAAAAAATAACGAAAGCGCACAAACAGCAGAGCCAGAAAAGACAGAAACAACAACAGAAGCTAAAAATGAAACAGATCCATTAAAAGATAAAGATGTGATAAAACTTGGTGTGGTCGGAGAAAATAACGAAGCTTGGGAAGATGTAGCAAAAAGATACAAAGAAGGCACAGGAAAAACTATAGAAATAGTCACATTTAGCGAATATAGAGAGCCAAACGAAGCTCTTTTATCTGGTGACATTGACATAAATGCTTTCCAACACAAAAAATTCCTCCAAGACTTTAACGAAGTTAGTGGATCAGATATAGTTTCAATTGCAGATACATCAATTGCTCCACTTGGTATATACTCATCAAAAATAAAGGACCTAGCTGACCTAGAAGATGGTGCAAGAATAGCAATACCTGATGACCCAACAAATGGATCAAGATCACTATTCCTCTTACAATCAGCAGGACTTATAGAAGTAGAAGGCGAAGATGGAGATTCCATTACTCTTAATGAAATCACATCAAATCCAAGAAACTTTGAAATAGTAGAGCTATCAGCTTCCCAAACAGCTAGATCTCTAGATGATGTGGACATAGCTTGTGTTAACTCTGGAATGGCAGTAGATGCTGGCTTCATACCAACAGAAGATGCAATTTACCTAGAAGACCACAATGAACCAGGTAAAGATATTTATGTAAATATCATAGCAACAACACAAGATAAAAAGGATAGCCCAACCCTAAAGGACTTGATTGACAATTACTATCACACGGATGAAACCAAGAAAATAGTGGATGAAACAACAAAGGGATCATCAATCCCAGTTTGGTAA